A stretch of Patescibacteria group bacterium DNA encodes these proteins:
- the gyrB gene encoding DNA topoisomerase (ATP-hydrolyzing) subunit B, translating into MPKTKKEKGVRKTKSAGDVPEETSTGYDAKDIYVLEGLEPVRKRPGMYIGSTGVEGLHHLIWEVVDNSLDEAMAGFCTDIGITLLPNNRIAVTDNGRGIPVDIHTHTKKSALETVMTTLHAGGKFGGQSYKIAGGLHGVGVSVVCALSKWMRAEICRGGYIYTQEYSQGKPKTKVVKDGKCEGSGTNIIFEPDTEVFTITEFNWNTILDHLRQQAYLTKGVKIIVIDQRNEDNSKTKNGFRTHTFCFEGGLISYIKHLNRNQKTIHPNIFYVEREKENILVEIALQYTDDIQPLEVSFANNIHTGEGGMHLTGFRSALTRALNNYSRKNGFIKNDEANLSGDDVRDGLTTVVSVKLPEPQFEGQTKAKLGNPDARTIVEAVFADAFEEWLEKNPNDARQILGKCILAQKARKAARAARDTVIRKGILDGMTLPGKLADCSSREPENSELFIVEGDSAGGSAKQGRDRRFQAILPLRGKILNVERTRLDKILESKEVKALIIALGTAIAEEFDISNLRYHKIVIMTDADVDGAHIRTLLLTLFYRYFPQIIENGHLYIAQPPLFKVQKGKESVFLYNEEEKDKVVAKFTKDKGGDEKGINVQRYKGLGEMNPQLLWDTTMDPQKRMMKKVRVADAEEADRIFDILMGSEVPPRKKFIQTHAKNVRNLDI; encoded by the coding sequence ATGCCAAAAACAAAAAAAGAGAAGGGCGTCAGAAAGACAAAATCCGCCGGCGATGTGCCGGAGGAAACATCGACCGGTTATGATGCCAAAGATATTTATGTGCTGGAGGGTTTGGAGCCAGTGCGAAAAAGACCGGGAATGTATATTGGTTCAACAGGAGTCGAGGGCTTGCACCATTTAATTTGGGAAGTAGTCGACAACAGCCTAGATGAAGCAATGGCTGGCTTTTGCACTGATATCGGTATAACATTATTGCCCAATAATAGAATTGCTGTTACTGATAATGGGCGCGGTATCCCGGTTGATATCCATACTCATACAAAGAAATCGGCGCTGGAAACAGTTATGACCACTTTGCATGCCGGAGGAAAATTCGGCGGACAATCATACAAGATTGCTGGTGGCCTGCACGGCGTCGGCGTCTCTGTTGTTTGCGCTTTGTCGAAATGGATGAGGGCGGAAATATGCCGCGGCGGCTACATTTACACCCAGGAATATTCTCAGGGAAAACCGAAAACAAAAGTTGTTAAGGACGGCAAATGCGAAGGTTCAGGAACCAATATAATATTTGAGCCGGACACAGAAGTATTTACGATTACAGAATTCAATTGGAATACAATCTTAGACCACTTGCGGCAGCAGGCATATTTAACCAAGGGAGTAAAAATTATAGTCATTGACCAGAGAAACGAGGATAATTCCAAAACCAAAAATGGATTTCGTACACATACATTTTGTTTTGAAGGAGGACTAATTTCCTACATCAAGCATTTAAATAGAAACCAAAAAACAATCCATCCGAACATTTTTTATGTTGAAAGAGAAAAAGAAAATATTTTAGTAGAAATCGCGCTCCAATATACTGACGATATCCAGCCATTGGAAGTAAGCTTTGCCAATAATATTCATACTGGCGAAGGAGGAATGCATTTGACAGGATTCAGAAGCGCATTAACCAGAGCATTAAATAATTATTCCAGAAAGAACGGTTTTATTAAAAACGATGAAGCAAATTTAAGCGGAGATGATGTCCGCGACGGCCTGACCACAGTGGTCAGTGTTAAATTGCCGGAACCGCAGTTTGAGGGTCAGACAAAAGCGAAATTGGGAAATCCTGATGCCAGAACAATAGTTGAAGCGGTTTTTGCCGATGCTTTTGAGGAATGGCTGGAAAAAAACCCCAATGATGCGCGCCAGATTTTGGGAAAATGCATCTTGGCTCAGAAAGCCAGAAAAGCTGCTAGGGCAGCTAGAGATACGGTTATTAGGAAGGGGATTCTAGATGGAATGACCTTGCCTGGTAAGCTTGCCGATTGTTCATCTAGAGAACCAGAGAATTCAGAGTTGTTCATAGTTGAGGGTGATAGCGCAGGCGGTTCGGCCAAGCAAGGGAGAGACAGGAGATTTCAAGCAATTCTACCTCTGCGCGGAAAAATTTTAAATGTTGAAAGAACTCGCCTTGACAAAATCTTGGAATCAAAGGAAGTAAAAGCATTAATTATTGCTTTAGGAACTGCGATTGCCGAAGAGTTTGACATTTCCAATCTTCGCTACCATAAGATTGTGATTATGACTGATGCTGATGTTGACGGCGCGCATATTAGAACCTTGCTTTTGACATTGTTTTACAGATATTTTCCGCAAATAATCGAAAATGGGCATTTATATATTGCCCAGCCGCCGCTTTTTAAAGTCCAAAAAGGAAAAGAATCGGTTTTTCTTTATAATGAAGAGGAAAAAGATAAAGTAGTTGCAAAATTCACAAAAGATAAAGGTGGCGATGAAAAGGGTATTAATGTCCAAAGATATAAAGGTTTGGGAGAAATGAACCCGCAATTATTATGGGACACTACCATGGATCCGCAGAAGAGAATGATGAAAAAAGTGAGAGTTGCCGATGCTGAAGAAGCAGACAGGATTTTTGACATTTTAATGGGTTCGGAAGTCCCACCGCGCAAAAAATTCATCCAAACCCATGCCAAAAATGTCCGCAATCTTGACATTTAA
- the rplK gene encoding 50S ribosomal protein L11, giving the protein MAKEIKTIVKIQLPAGGANPAPPVGTILGPHGLNLQDFCSKFNEATKEKVGDIIPAEITIYTDRTFEFKLKTSPAADLLKKAANIEKGSGVPQKDKVGKVTKQQIKEIAEKKMEDLNANDIEAAMKIIEGTAKNMGIEIKD; this is encoded by the coding sequence ATGGCAAAAGAAATAAAAACTATTGTAAAAATACAGCTTCCAGCAGGAGGAGCTAATCCAGCTCCGCCAGTTGGCACTATTCTGGGTCCTCATGGATTGAATCTTCAGGATTTTTGTTCTAAATTTAATGAAGCTACCAAAGAAAAGGTAGGAGATATAATTCCTGCGGAAATTACCATTTATACTGACAGGACATTTGAATTTAAATTAAAAACCTCTCCGGCAGCTGATTTATTAAAAAAAGCGGCTAATATTGAAAAGGGGTCAGGAGTGCCGCAGAAAGATAAAGTTGGAAAAGTGACTAAACAGCAGATTAAAGAGATTGCCGAGAAGAAAATGGAAGATCTGAATGCTAATGATATTGAAGCAGCAATGAAGATAATAGAGGGAACGGCAAAGAATATGGGAATCGAGATAAAAGATTAA
- the secE gene encoding preprotein translocase subunit SecE translates to MAILKNMSIFSKITNYLKEVRIELKKVNMPTRQETTKYTLIVIGLSFVVAVFLGGFDFLFTWIVSNFLL, encoded by the coding sequence ATGGCCATTTTAAAAAACATGAGTATTTTCAGCAAAATAACAAATTACCTCAAAGAGGTAAGAATAGAGCTTAAGAAGGTTAATATGCCTACGAGACAGGAAACCACTAAATATACCCTAATTGTCATTGGGCTAAGTTTTGTTGTGGCTGTTTTTCTTGGTGGATTCGATTTTCTTTTCACTTGGATTGTCAGCAATTTCTTATTATAA
- the nusG gene encoding transcription termination/antitermination protein NusG, with protein sequence MPKQETTGERHWYAIHTYPASEDTVAYNLKQRIESLGMGNRIFNVVVPKERKIKIKSGKRHEIEEKLFPNYVFVEMVVTDDSWYVVRNTPRVTGFIGSGITPVPVSDEEIKKILKQENQGEATYKIDVEVGDIVKITDGPFKDFEGKINEVDHDKGKVKVLVNMFGRETPVELDYLQVKKI encoded by the coding sequence ATGCCGAAACAAGAAACAACCGGAGAAAGACATTGGTATGCAATTCACACTTATCCTGCGTCTGAAGACACAGTGGCTTATAATTTAAAGCAGAGAATTGAGTCATTAGGAATGGGAAACAGGATTTTTAATGTCGTTGTTCCTAAAGAAAGGAAAATAAAGATAAAAAGTGGCAAAAGACATGAAATAGAAGAAAAACTTTTCCCGAATTATGTTTTTGTAGAGATGGTTGTGACTGACGATTCTTGGTACGTGGTCAGGAATACCCCGCGGGTAACTGGGTTTATTGGTTCAGGAATTACGCCAGTGCCGGTTTCTGACGAGGAAATCAAGAAAATATTAAAACAGGAAAATCAAGGAGAAGCGACTTATAAGATTGATGTGGAAGTCGGAGATATTGTAAAAATAACCGATGGTCCATTCAAGGATTTCGAAGGAAAAATCAATGAAGTTGACCATGATAAAGGCAAAGTCAAAGTTTTGGTGAATATGTTCGGCAGGGAGACTCCGGTTGAACTGGATTATTTACAGGTAAAAAAGATTTAA